In Chaetodon auriga isolate fChaAug3 chromosome 7, fChaAug3.hap1, whole genome shotgun sequence, a genomic segment contains:
- the arhgap35a gene encoding rho GTPase-activating protein 35: MMMAKKQDVRAPTYNLVVVGLSGTEKEKGQCGVGKSCLCNRFVRPSADDFYLDHTSVLSTSDFGGRVVNNDHFLFWGEAGRTMEEGPECRMNVVEQTEFIDDQTFQPHRSTALQPYIKRAASTKLASAEKLMYFCTDQLGLEQDFEQKQMPEGKLMVDGFLLCVDVSRGMNRSFEDQMKFVTNLYNQLAKTKKPVVLVLTKCDEGVERYIKDSHTFALAKKNLQVVETSARSNVNVDLAFLTLVQLIDKSRGKPKIIPYFEALKQQSQQIASAKDRYEWLVNRIVKNHNETWPTVSRRMQSAPEYKDYVFLEGTAKAKKLFQQHVHRLKQEHIEKRRKAYLSTLPQALSVLLPELDEIDHLSWSGVQKVLETKRDFSQWFVVLDDTPWETTPHIDNMEDDRIPQDLLETPAAEAIYETHLEQLRNERKRAEMRWEFKEKLSVSPFITPGKPWEEARSFIMNEDFYQWLDEAEYLDIYNKHQKEIIDRAKEDFQELLLEYSELFYELEVDAKPSKEKMGAIQEVLGEEQRFKALQKLQAERDALVLKHIHFVYHPTKDTCPNSPHCVDSKLEQILASRFPTRYPSSDSSRLDGGRAERINLVILGKDGLAREMANEIRALCTSDDRYVLDGKMYELALRPIEGNVRLPVNSFHTPTFTPHGCLCLYNSKESLSYVVESLERLRESTISRRERENSLSQLPLSLLLVTKRGVGSIGDIGGETAQTLIQQGQQVAGKLQCAYLDPASPGMGYGRNVSEKQINQMLKGLLESRRSMGSSSPPLAHPSSALRDSQSQPALEADLRIVMCLMCGDTYDLDQLLAPFLLPQHCRPASSLSSGTSVLLDFSIGGQRQNIELSLLSFHSSFSLRKTRLVHGYIAVYSARRKASMETLCAFLCEVQDIIPVQLLAVGESQMELSDSESAKEQVSQGEELAHEIEARFNTIICGHGGVVGGLHKIDLFQPFLKEVVEKRTIVEATHMYDNVAEACTNESISPRCGSPSPVNTLMDSEDDIDPSPPYPTLREDGSLSSHLGSFKLPDLDSSDTFSVISELSTFESKLNNKVPPQVKPKPVRKVNLGPYMDQQGGTNRRSLPQAVTWAPGSDGGYDPSDYAEPMDAVSKPRPTEEENIYSVPHDSTQGKIITIRNANKGHSNGSAGGNGSDSEADSSSLERRRKLSAIGVKPKLYRDRSKRLGKFSSFRTSFSIGSDDEMGGPPKASQDEGGAQKDNSMEESEDPKRRNILKSLRRNTKKPRPKPRHSISKPIESNYFGMPLASVVSLERPIPVFIEKCIRFIETTGLSTEGIYRVSGNKAEMESMQRQFDQDHNLDLVEKDFTINTVAGAMKAFFSELPEPLVPYSMQGELVEAFKINDREQRFQTMKDILRRFPKENYEVFKYVISHLNKVSQNNKLNLMTSENLSICFWPTLMRPDFTTMDALTATRTYQTIIESFIHQCAYFFYNQPLADGLPGSPTSTLSSGGGTSAYSCMAGGYSSSPTPSPTPYVLPATPPVIPHYGPPIHHHHLHHHHQHQSPPHSPPPTPQSPIPALLPPSLHPHHPPTEQHTL, encoded by the exons ATGATGATGGCCAAAAAGCAAGATGTCCGGGCACCCACCTACAACCTGGTCGTGGTTGGGCTGTCCggcacagagaaggagaaaggccAATGTGGTGTGGGCAAGTCCTGCCTGTGTAACCGCTTTGTTCGGCCAAGTGCAGATGACTTCTACCTAGACCACACCTCTGTTCTCAGTACCAGTGACTTTGGAGGCCGTGTGGTGAACAAtgaccacttcctgttctggGGAGAGGCTGGGCGGACAATGGAGGAGGGGCCAGAATGCCGTATGAATGTGGTGGAGCAGACAGAGTTCATTGATGATCAGACATTTCAGCCACACCGAAGCACGGCACTCCAGCCTTACATCAAGAGGGCGGCTTCCACCAAGCTGGCTTCGGCTGAGAAGCTGATGTACTTTTGCACAGATCAGCTGGGACTGGAGCAGGACTTTGAGCAGAAACAGATGCCTGAAGGCAAGCTCATGGTGGATGGCTTCTTACTCTGTGTGGATGTTAGCAGGGGTATGAACCGTAGCTTTGAGGACCAGATGAAGTTTGTTACCAACCTGTACAACCAGCTAGCCAAAACGAAGAAGCCTGTGGTACTGGTTCTCACCAAATGTGATGAAGGAGTTGAGCGCTATATTAAAGACTCACACACCTTTGCCCTAGCCAAGAAGAACCTACAGGTGGTAGAAACATCAGCACGCTCTAATGTCAATGTTGACCTAGCCTTTCTTACACTGGTTCAGCTAATAGACAAGAGTAGGGGAAAGCCCAAAATTATCCCTTACTTTGAGGCACTGAAACAGCAGAGTCAACAGATTGCCTCAGCCAAAGACCGCTATGAGTGGCTGGTCAACCGAATTGTGAAAAACCACAATGAGACATGGCCCACTGTCAGTCGCCGCATGCAGTCTGCCCCTGAGTACAAGGACTATGTTTTCCTTGAGGGTACAGCTAAAGCCAAGAAGCTCTTCCAGCAGCATGTGCATAGACTTAAACAAGAGCATATAGAGAAACGTAGGAAGGCCTATCTAAGTACACTACCACAGGCTCTGTCTGTACTCTTACCAGAGTTGGACGAGATAGATCACCTGAGCTGGTCTGGAGTTCAGAAAGTCCtagagacaaagagagatttCTCTCAATGGTTTGTAGTGCTAGATGACACCCCTTGGGAAACGACACCACACATTGATAACATGGAGGATGATCGAATCCCCCAGGACCTACTGGAGACCCCTGCAGCTGAAGCTATCTATGAGACCCACCTGGAACAGCTAAGGAATGAGCGCAAACGGGCTGAGATGAGATGGGAGTTCAAGGAGAAGCTAAGTGTCTCTCCTTTCATCACACCAGGGAAACCCTGGGAGGAAGCCAGAAGCTTCATCATGAATGAAGACTTCTACCAATGGTTGGATGAGGCTGAATATCTGGATATCTACAACAAACACCAGAAGGAAATCATTGACCGAGCCAAAGAGGACTTTCAGGAACTGCTTCTTGAATACTCTGAGCTCTTCTATGAGCTGGAAGTGGATGCAAAGCCTAGTAAAGAGAAAATGGGAGCCATTCAGGAGGTGTTGGGTGAGGAGCAAAGGTTTAAAGCACTGCAGAAGTTGCAGGCAGAAAGGGATGCCCTGGTATTGAAACATATCCACTTTGTGTACCACCCCACAAAGGACACCTGTCCTAACAGCCCCCACTGTGTGGACAGTAAGTTAGAGCAGATACTGGCCTCCAGATTTCCTACACGCTACCCATCATCAGACAGTTCAAGACTGGATGGGGGGAGGGCTGAACGGATAAATCTTGTCATCTTAGGGAAAGATGGGCTAGCCAGAGAGATGGCAAATGAGATAAGGGCCTTGTGCACTAGTGACGACCGGTACGTGTTAGATGGCAAGATGTACGAGCTAGCCCTTCGCCCCATAGAGGGCAATGTACGTCTTCCAGTCAATTCATTCCACACACCAACCTTTACACCCCACGGTTGCCTGTGTTTGTACAACTCAAAGGAATCCCTCTCCTATGTTGTTGAGAGTTTAGAGAGGCTTAGGGAGTCAACTATAAGCAGAAGGGAAAGGGAAAACAGCTTATCCCAACTCCCGCTGTCCCTCCTTCTGGTCACCAAGAGGGGGGTGGGATCCATAGGGGATATTGGGGGGGAGACAGCTCAGACTCTTATTCAACAAGGGCAGCAGGTGGCTGGAAAGCTGCAGTGTGCCTACCTAGACCCTGCCTCTCCGGGTATGGGCTATGGGCGCAATGTCAGTGAGAAGCAAATCAACCAGATGCTGAAGGGCCTCTTAGAATCACGTAGAAGCATGGGGAGCAGTTCCCCTCCCTTAGCGCATCCATCCTCTGCCCTCAGAGACTCTCAGTCACAACCAGCACTAGAGGCAGACTTGAGGATAGTCATGTGCTTGATGTGTGGAGACACATATGACCTAGACCAGCTCCTTGCTCCCTTCCTGTTGCCTCAGCATTGTCGTCCTGCTTCCAGCCTCAGCAGTGGCACATCCGTTTTGTTGGATTTCAGTATAGGAGGTCAGAGGCAAAATATTGAGCTGTCACTGCTctcctttcattcatcattctcCCTCCGCAAGACCAGGCTGGTCCACGGCTACATAGCAGTTTACTCTGCTCGCCGCAAGGCCTCTATGGAGACATTATGTGCTTTCCTGTGTGAAGTCCAAGACATCATCCCAGTTCAGTTGCTAGCAGTAGGGGAGAGTCAGATGGAGCTGTCAGACTCAGAATCAGCTAAGGAGCAGGTCAGTCAGGGAGAGGAACTGGCACATGAAATAGAGGCAAGGTTTAATACAATAATATGTGGACATGGTGGGGTAGTTGGGGGCCTTCATAAGATAGACCTTTTCCAACCGTTTCTCAAAGAAGTGGTAGAGAAGCGAACCATTGTTGAGGCTACTCACATGTATGATAATGTTGCTGAGGCATGTACCAATGAGAGCATAAGCCCTCGCTGTGGCTCTCCTAGTCCAGTTAACACTCTTATGGACTCAGAGGACGATATCGACCCATCACCGCCTTACCCTACCCTGAGGGAGGATGGCAGTCTCAGTTCCCACCTGGGCAGCTTCAAGCTGCCAGATCTGGATTCAAGTGATACCTTCTCTGTTATTTCTGAGCTTAGCACTTTTGAGAGCAAGCTGAACAACAAGGTCCCTCCACAAGTGAAGCCCAAGCCTGTTCGTAAAGTTAACCTAGGCCCCTACATGGACCAGCAGGGTGGCACCAACCGCCGCTCTTTGCCCCAAGCTGTCACCTGGGCTCCAGGTAGCGATGGTGGCTATGACCCCTCAGACTATGCTGAGCCCATGGATGCTGTGAGCAAACCTAGACCCACAGAAGAGGAGAATATTTACTCTGTCCCTCATGACAGCACACAGGGCAAGATTATCACCATCCGCAATGCCAACAAAGGGCACTCCAACGGGAGTGCTGGGGGGAATGGGTCAGATAGTGAGGCTGATAGCAGCTCACTGGAGCGCAGGAGAAAGTTGTCCGCCATTGGGGTAAAGCCTAAGCTTTACAGAGACAGATCCAAACGGCTTGGCAAGTTCAGCAGTTTTAGAACAAGCTTCTCTATAGGCAGCGATGACGAGATGGGGGGTCCGCCGAAGGCTAGCCAGGACGAGGGAGGAGCCCAAAAGGACAACTCCATGGAGGAAAGTGAGGACCCCAAAAGGAGAAATATTCTTAAGAGCCTACGTAGGAATACAAAG aaaccGCGACCCAAACCCAGGCATTCCATCTCCAAACCCATTGAAAGCAACTACTTTGGCATGCCACTGGCTTCCGTGGTCAGCCTCGAGAGGCCAATACCAGTCTTCATTGAGAAGTGCATCCGTTTCATTGAAACAACAG GGTTGAGCACAGAGGGCATCTACAGGGTCAGCGGCAAtaaggcagagatggagagcatGCAGCGGCAGTTTGACCAAG ACCATAACCTGGACCTGGTGGAGAAAGACTTCACCATCAACACAGTAGCTGGAGCCATGAAGGCCTTCTTCTCTGAGCTGCCTGAGCCTCTGGTGCCCTACAGCATGCAGGGAGAGCTGGTGGAGGCCTTCA AGATCAACGATAGAGAGCAGCGCTTCCAGACGATGAAGGACATTCTGCGCCGCTTCCCCAAGGAGAATTACGAGGTCTTCAAATATGTCATCAGCCACTTGAACAA GGTGAGCCAGAACAACAAGCTGAACCTGATGACCAGTGAGAACCTGTCCATCTGTTTCTGGCCCACACTGATGAGACCAGACTTCACCACCATGGACGCCCTGACCGCCACCCGCACCTACCAGACAATCATCGAGAGCTTCATCCACCAGTGCGCGTACTTCTTCTACAATCAGCCGCTGGCCGACGGCCTCCCGGGCTCCCCCACCTCTACGCTCTCCTCCGGCGGAGGAACCTCGGCCTACTCCTGCATGGCTGGAGGCTACTCATCGTCGCCGACTCCGTCCCCGACTCCCTACGTCCTCCCCGCCACCCCTCCTGTCATCCCACACTATGGCCCTCCTatccaccaccaccatctccaccaccaccatcaacaTCAGTCCCCACCCCACTCACCACCTCCTACTCCCCAGTCCCCGATCCCAGCCCTGCTGCCGCCCTCCCTGCACCCCCATCACCCCCCTACGGAACAACACACGCTGTGA